The genome window TCTCCAGCCTTGAATACTATTGAAATATCTTGTTTCCCCTTGTGGATTCACCCATTCTCTCCCTCTTAAATTGATAGAAACTTTTACCGCTTCGCCAATATTATAACTGCTTAACAAATCACATTTATCTTGAGTAAATTCAATCAGAATGTGCTGCGGATACTGCTCATCTGTAGTAACAACTAATTCTCTTTTTTTGAATGCTGCACTTACTTGTTGCTCTGGATTAACAACTTTAATTTTCCCTAATACTTCCATCTTCTTTTTGTTTAATTATTGTTACTTTGAATTTATTTTTTTGCTAAAAGTACTTTCCAAGCCGAAAGCACGTCATTTTCCAAAAGATATTTTTTGGCTTCCAAATGCTGTTTTTCAAGGTCATCGGAACTCAAGACTGCCTTGACGGCAAAATTTTGGTTTACAAATATACTAACTTCTTTAGTTGTAGGCAAGGCTTCGATATTACCTAATATACCTAAATCATTCCCATCAAAAACAGAACTTTTTTTGATAAAATCAGGAATGGCATCTACTCCTACCCCTAGTGTTGTCAGCGGTTTTGGCAC of Flavobacterium marginilacus contains these proteins:
- a CDS encoding DUF3127 domain-containing protein, which translates into the protein MEVLGKIKVVNPEQQVSAAFKKRELVVTTDEQYPQHILIEFTQDKCDLLSSYNIGEAVKVSINLRGREWVNPQGETRYFNSIQGWRIERLAAEAPAQQAPPMPAAATFAPAANLNEEEADDLPF